One Dromiciops gliroides isolate mDroGli1 chromosome 3, mDroGli1.pri, whole genome shotgun sequence DNA segment encodes these proteins:
- the LOC122745787 gene encoding TCF3 fusion partner-like → MAGVGFEEFSVPPGSELALPPLFGGRILESELEPEVELVGGALGDPGLREREEEEEAARGRRRRQRELSRRKYQALGRRCREIKQVNERVLNRLHQVERITRRLRQERRFLMRLLDSYGDDYCKSQFTIVREDEGSQGPDAPTPGNAENEPPEKESLPPPPRRPPEPSSPPPREGLSGRKRQRAPRDGRRGGASLTPELGPGQIKVEDDFGFEPHEALTTGWAARTPDKLLSYPTLASPPFDITPQ, encoded by the coding sequence ATGGCTGGCGTGGGCTTCGAAGAGTTCTCGGTGCCGCCGGGCTCGGAGCTGGCGCTGCCTCCGCTCTTCGGCGGCCGCATCCTGGAGTCGGAGCTGGAGCCCGAGGTGGAGCTCGTTGGGGGAGCCCTGGGCGACCCGGGGCTCCGTGAgcgagaggaagaggaggaggcggCCCGGGGCCGACGGCGCCGCCAGCGAGAGCTGAGCCGCCGCAAGTACCAAGCGCTGGGCCGGCGCTGCCGGGAGATCAAGCAGGTGAATGAGAGAGTCTTGAACAGACTTCACCAGGTAGAGAGAATCACAAGGAGACTCAGGCAAGAGCGAAGGTTTCTTATGCGACTCCTAGATTCCTACGGAGATGACTACTGCAAGAGCCAGTTCACCATTGTCCGGGAGGATGAGGGCAGTCAAGGCCCTGATGCCCCCACCCCAGGAAATGCAGAGAACGAGCCCCCAGAAAAGGaaagcctgccccctccccctcggcGGCCCCCTGAGCCCAGCAGCCCCCCACCTAGGGAAGGCCTCAGCggaagaaaaagacagagggCGCCCAGGGATGGACGCCGAGGTGGAGCATCGCTAACTCCAGAGCTAGGCCCGGGCCAGATCAAAGTGGAGGATGACTTTGGCTTCGAGCCACATGAGGCCCTCACCACAGGATGGGCAGCTCGAACCCCAGACAAACTGCTTTCCTACCCCACTTTGGCCAGCCCTCCCTTTGATATTACTCCCCAATAA